TATTGCACATTCTCATCAAATTCAGTGGTCCACCATCCTGTTGGGCTGCTTACAACCTGGCagtcctgaagctgctgttgaAGAACAAGGCCAGCAAAGAGAAACTACACTGAACAAGTAAGTGCTATCGACACAAGACAACTAAATGAAGTTTTAGGTGCTTCTTACAACACTTACAAGTTGTTGCCCAGAATGGTGGTTTTCCTGGCTCCCAAATAGCTCATGATAGAAGGATCTGAGAACTCATCTCCTACCATGGTGGGCCCGGTctcctaaaaaacaaacacagtttCTCCACTATCACAAAGTTCACTGGCTGAATATGTTATTtggctattaaaaaaacattaagtgAAACCAGGTAAGCACAATCAGAACACTGTACTTGGGGAATGGTGGGCAGTCCCAGAGTAGTATGTACAAATATACCTACCGTCCCAAAACGTTCAAACACTAGCAACCTTCCAGCCATATCACTTAATACTCCATCAGCTTTGTCAACAAAGAGGCTTCACACAAAGCAGCACTTGTGATTCCCGGTTAACAGTGTTGTTAATCTAGTGTGTACATTTTCAGA
The Salminus brasiliensis chromosome 10, fSalBra1.hap2, whole genome shotgun sequence genome window above contains:
- the gchfr gene encoding GTP cyclohydrolase 1 feedback regulatory protein isoform X1, which gives rise to MAGRLLVFERFGTETGPTMVGDEFSDPSIMSYLGARKTTILGNNFSEYHVDEPPRLVLDKLEKLGYKVVTMTGVGQTLVWCLHKETSDL